The Prionailurus bengalensis isolate Pbe53 chromosome A3, Fcat_Pben_1.1_paternal_pri, whole genome shotgun sequence genome includes a window with the following:
- the LOC122497434 gene encoding LOW QUALITY PROTEIN: 10 kDa heat shock protein, mitochondrial-like (The sequence of the model RefSeq protein was modified relative to this genomic sequence to represent the inferred CDS: substituted 2 bases at 2 genomic stop codons) gives MAGQAFRKFLYFFDQILVQRSVYETVTKRGIMLPEKSQGKNIASNSRSRXMGLXRKCGEMHPVSVEVGHQGLVPEYGGTKLVLEDKDFLFRDGDILGKYVN, from the coding sequence atgGCAGGGCAGGCATTTAGAaagtttctttacttctttgaCCAAATTTTAGTTCAAAGGAGTGTGTATGAAACTGTAACCAAAAGAGGCATTATGCTTCCAGAAAAATCTCAAGGAAAAAATATTGCAAGCAACAGCAGAAGCCGTTGAATGGGGCTCTAAAGAAAGTGTGGAGAGATGCACCCAGTTAGTGTGGAAGTTGGACATCAAGGTCTCGTCCCAGAATATGGAGGCACCAAACTAGTTCTAGAAGACAAGGACTTTTTATTTAGAGATGGTGACATTCTTGGAAAGTATGTAAACTAA